The genomic DNA CTGCTGCTTGGACAACGGTCCGAACAGCCGTGGCAATTCGGCCGTGTTTTCCAATAACTTTTCCCATATCATCCTTATGAACCGTCAATACATAATCAATGGTTCCGCCGTCATGCCGCTCTTGGGTGACATGGATGTCATCGGGGTGATCAACAAAAGGTTCGACAACGGTTTTGATAAGCTCATCCATCAACCATCAACCTACTTCTTTTGCTTGGCGTTATGCAATTTTTCCATCAAGCCTTCATTGGAAAACAAATTGCGGACTGTGTCAGAAGGCTTAGCCCCTTTCAACATCCAGTCTAAAGCTTTGTCTTGATCCAGATTAACTTCGGCTGGTTCAACCACTGGATTATATGTGCCAAGTTGTTCAATGATGCGGCCGTCACGTGGTGATTTGGAATCAGCGACAACCACACGATAGAATGGGCGTTTTTTAGCTCCCATGCGTTTCAAACGAATTTTTACTGCCATTATTCATTCACCTTCCTGAAATCATTGATATTTTTACTAATCTCGATTCTTATCTAGCTAAAATGGGAGGTTAAACGGGTTCTTGCCTTTCTTTTTGCCTTTCCCCGTTCCCATCATTTGTTTCATCATTTTCTTCATTTCTTTAAATTGCTTAAGCAATTTATTAACATCTTGAACGCTTGTACCGCTCCCCTTAGCAATCCGGCGTTTACGGCTAGCGTTAATGACATCCGGGGTTTCTTTCTCTTCCCTTGTCATCGATTGGATAATCGCCTCAATGCTGGTTAACTGACTTTCATCAACATTGAGGTTTTTCATCCCTTTCATCTTGTTGGCACCCGGCATCATACCAAGTAAATCTTCAAGCGGACCCATATTGCGAACTTGGCCAAGCTGATCCAAGAAATCATCAAACGTAAAGCTTTGATCACGCATTTTCTGTTCCATTTCCTTGGCTTTTTGTTCATCAACATTCTGCTCAGCTTTTTCAATAAGGGATAGAACGTCTCCCATACCAAGAATCCGCGATGCCATCCGTTCAGGATGGAATGCCTCTATAGCATCAAGTTTCTCACCCAGACCAGCAAACTTAATCGGTGTCCCGGTAACAGCTTTTACAGATAAAGCGGCCCCGCCACGGGTATCGCCGTCCAACTTAGTCATCATTACACCTGATAAATCCAAGCGGCTATCAAAGCTTTCGGCGACGTTTACCGCATCCTGCCCTGTCATCGCATCAACAACCAATAATGTTTCATCAGGTTGAACGGTGTCCTTGATATTTGATAATTCATCCATCAGCTCTTCATCGATATGAAGACGTCCTGCGGTATCAATGAACACAACATCATGGTGATCTTCCTTGGCCTTATCAACCGCTTGTTGGGCAATCTGTACAGGATCAGCGTCTTCGCCGAGTGAGAACACCGGCATATCTAATTGTTTGCCAAGGGTTTGCAATTGGTTGATGGCGGCTGGACGGTAGACGTCGGCAGCAACAAGCAACGGGTTTTTGTTAAATTCTTTTCGAACATAGTTCGCTAATTTCCCGACAGTGGTTGTCTTACCGGCCCCTTGCAAACCGGCTAACATAATCACTGTCGGTGGTTTGGAAGCAAACTGAAGTTTATTCTGCTCACCGCCCATCAACGTCGTCAATTCTTCCTGAACAACTTTAATGACTTGTTGACCCGGTGTTAAACTATCAAGAACATCTTGACCGACAGCCCGCTCTTTAACCCGTTTGATAAAGTCTTTAACAACCTTAAAATTAACATCGGCTTCGAGTAAAGCGAGCCGGACTTCACGCGTCATTTCTTTGACGTCGTCTTCCGTCACCTTGCCTTTGCCGCGTATCTTTTTTATCGTTGCTTGAAGCCGGTCAGATAAGTTTTCAAATGCCATTCTGCCGCCTCCTAATCAAGATTCTCCAATTCAGCGATTTTGTGCTGAATGGCCGTGGACCTCACATGATCTTCCTGCGACAGTATGGTTCGCAGTTCCCCGATGATTTTCGTTCGCTCCATGTATTTATTGTAAAGAGCGAGCTTTACCTCAAAATCTTCAAGCATGGCTTCTGTGCGCCGCAGGTTATCATAGACAGCTTGACGGCTTACATCGAAAGTCTCAGCTATCTCGCCAAGTGAGTAATCATCAATGTAATATAAATTCATATAACGTTGTTGTTTGGGGGTTAACAATGATTGATAAAAGTCGTACAAAGCATTGACCCGCATGGTCTTTTCTAACATATTCGCATCACCTTGTAAAGCTTATTCACTTTACACATTGATTATAATAACTTGTTTTTATAAGTGTGTCAAGTTTTTTTCTTAACAGTTTTATTCATGCGTGTCTTCGACTTCTGTCTCTTCACTAAACAAATCAGAAAACAAACCGTAAACAAAACTATCGGCATCAAAATGTTGCAGATCGTCGATACCTTCACCTAACCCCACAAATTTGACCGGCAGATCCAGTTCATGTCTAATTGCTAGAACAATCCCGCCTTTAGCTGTCCCATCAAGTTTGGTTAATACAATGCCGCTGACATCCGTCGCTTCCTTAAAGGTCTTCGCTTGACTAAGGGCATTCTGTCCCGTTGTTGCATCCAATACAAGCAACACTTCATGGGGAGCATCTGGAACTTCCCTTGTAATCACACGTTTAACCTTTTCTAATTCTTTCATGAGATTGACTTTGTTCTGCAGTCGTCCGGCTGTATCACAAATCAAGACATCAGCACCACGCGACTTTGCGGCTTGAACCGCATCATAAACCACAGCAGCTGGGTCTGATCCCTCCTGATGTTTGATCACATCAACGCTAGCACGTTCCCCCCAGGCCTCCAATTGTTCAATGGCCCCGGCACGAAACGTATCACCAGCAGCGAGCACCACATTCTGGCCGTCTTGTTTAAATTGATGCGCGAGCTTGCCAATCGTCGTTGTTTTACCAACACCATTAACGCCGACAACAAGAATGACAGTCATACCATTGTGATTCATTATCATTTCAGTTTCCTGATCAGATTTTTCTAGCATATCGGCGAGCACTTCAATGATTACATCTTTTAACTCAGCGGTTTCTTTTATATTACGTTTCCTCGCTTCATCTTTAAGTTTTTCAACAAGATCCATCACGGTTTGCATGCCAACATCCGCGGAAATCAAGATTTCTTCTAGTTCTTCAAAGAATTCTTCATCCACTTTCCGGTAACGGGCCATTAAATTGTTCATTTTGTCCGCTACCGAATGTCGTGTTTTGGCTAACCCCCCTTTGAATTTTTCAGTGACACTATTTTTCTGTGACGTCATTTTCTCTTTTAATTTTTTTATAAAGCTCATAGCTGACCTCCTTATGTTGCTTCGATAAGTTCTTTTGTTTCTTCCAATCGAACCGATACAAGTTTGGATACACCGGATTCCTGCATGGTGACACCATAAAGGACATCGGATTGTTCCATAGTTCCTTTTCTGTGTGTAATGACGATAAATTGCGTGCCTTGACTAAATGTTTTTAAAAACTCAGCGTACCGATCAACATTGGCTTCATCCAAAGCCGCTTCCACCTCATCAAGGACACAGAAAGGAACTGGACGAACTCTTAGGATCGAAAATAATAGGGCAATTGCGGTGAGTGCCCGTTCGCCGCCTGATAATAATGATAGATGCTGAAGCTTTTTCCCTGGCGGTTGTGCAAGGATATCAACACCGCTATTAAGCAAATCATGTTCATCGGTAAGGGCTAAATCAGCGCGACCGCCTCCGAATAGTTGCTGAAAGATCACTTTAAACTGATCTTGTACGCTATAAAATGTATATTCAAACCGGCTTCGAACTTCCTCGTCCATTTCGGAAATGACATCCAACAGTGTTTGCTTGGCTTCAATTAAATCATTCTTTTGTTCTTGTAAAAACGTCAGCCGTTCGGATACACGCTCATATTCATCAATGGAAGCAAGATTAACCGTTCCCAGTTCATCGATGGATCGTTTTAATAATTTCACTTCCTGCCGGGCCGCTTCAATATCATCCGGGAGTGTATAGCGTTCTTTAGCCGCTTCAAAACTTAACTCATAATTTTCCCTAAGTCCGTTCAGTAAATTATCCAAGGCGACATCGACGCGTTCATGGGCTAATTCTTCCCTCTTTAGTGTTTCCGTTGTTTCTTTTAATAGACGTTGCTCCTCTTTCAATTCCTGCTCAGCGGCTTCTAATTGTTGATAGATTTGCTGGCGTTTCTCGCGGCGCTCCTCAATCCAATGGGTAATCGCTTCTTTATCCTGGCGACATTGCTGGATGTTCTCATCCAATGTCTGCTGATCATATTGCTGATGATCCAAATGACTGCCCACTTCTTGAATCGCTTGGTTGGCTGTATCTAATTGCTGTGTGATCGATTGTAGATCCGCTTGCCGTTCATCAAGACGATCTTTTAAGTTGGTCACAACCTCTTGTTGTCTTGCTTTTTTAACCTTAAGGTCATGCCATTCATTTTGTAGACGCTCCTTGGTAGCTTCCTCGTTTTTCTTCTGTTCTTCAAGCTCTTCGATCCGCCGATTTAATTGGTGATCTTGGTCTTTCAGCGTCGTTTGCTTGTCGTGGAGTTGTTTCAATTTGTTATCAATGGCTTGGATCTCACTTGTGAATGTTTCCCGTTCCCGTTTGATGAGGTCGCCTTTATCTGTCATTGATTTGATTTCATAGTCCACATCACGCAATTGATCAACAAGCGATTGCTTTTGTTCCCCAAGCTTCGAGAGGACTTGGTGTTTCTCTTGAACAACAGGCTGTAGCTGTTTGATTTGATCGTTCAATTTTGTGACTTGGTCACTCAATGTTTGTTTTTGCTGTTCCATTTCTTCAATTTGTTCCGTTAGTTTCTCAATATCTCTTTGCCGACCAATGAGACTAACTTTGTTATTCTTTTGACTGCCACCGGACATTGAACCACCGGGGTTAACGATGTCACCTTCTAGCGTGACAATCCGGTGCTTGTGCTGGATGACTTTAGCCAGTGCATTAGCCCCCTTCAAATGTTCGGCGATGATGACATTTCCGAGCAAATGACGGATCACATGCTGATGTTCCTCCTTACAATTGACGAGTTGATCTGCCGTGCCAACAAATACGGAATGTTGACTCATTTTATTGAGATCATGACGGGCAACGAACCGAGGTTTGATGACTGATAACGGTAAAAATGTAGCACGCCCCGCCCCATTATGTTTCAAAAATCGGATGGCTTCACGAGCATCATTTTCTTGATCAACAATAATGTTCTGGGCCGCACCACCAAGCGCCGTCTCAATCGCCTTTTCATGAGTCTTATCCACCCGCACAAGTTCAGCAACAGCACCGTGAATCCCATTTAATTGTTGATGCGATTGCAGCACTTTTTTGACGCCATGAAAATAACCAGAATAATCATCATTCATATCTTCAAGCATGTCTTTTTTAGACTGTGCTTGACGTAGGTATTGATCAATATTCGTCAAAGCATCTTTCCGTTTTTGATATTGTCGCTTTGCTTCATCTAATTTTGCTTGATTGGAACGGTACGCTTCAGATTCCGTTTGTTCTTGATCCGTTATGGACTGTAACTGGTCATTGAGACCCCGTCTTTGTTGGTCCAACTGCTCATGTTGGTGGCTGACACCTTGATCTTCATCACCAAGGCGCTTAGCTCGTTCTGTCATTTGCTGCTTCTGCTCGTTCAAATACCGGATTTCATTTCGGCTTGAAGCCTGATCATTCAATAATTCAATATAATCCGCCTTGAGTTGCTCGATTTCATTTTCAATTGATTCCTTGAAATGGTCCAACTGATCCTGGCGTTGTTGGAGCTGGTCATTGAGATCATCAAGCGTCTGCTTTTGTTGCTTGTAATTGGCTGCTTCTTGCTCGACATCGAGCTGGCATGTTTTCTGCTGATCGGTGAGCTTCTTAATTCGATCATCAAGCTCATGAGCATTTTCTTGAGCATGCTTCGCTCGTTCTTCAAGGACATTTTTTTGCCCTTCATACTTTTCCACCATTTGACTTGCTAACAATAAAGATTCTTGTAAGTCTCCAATCGATTCATCTAAGGCTTGAACAGTGGTCCGTTTTTCGTCATTATTTGCTTGCCGTTCTTGAATGGCTGACGTCTGCTCAGATTCTTTGGTCTTGAGTTGTTCAATCTTATCGGCGCGTTCCTGCCATTCCTTATGTTTGATTTCAATATCATAAGCGTATAATGCAACCTCTGTCTTTTCTAACGACTCCTTTTTATGTAAATAATCCTTAGCGACTGAGGCTTGTTCTTCCAGCGGCCCCACTTGATTCTCCAATTCAAAGATAATATCTTCAATGCGGTCAAGATTATCTTGAGATTCATTTAATTTTTTTTCAGCGTCTTGCTTTCGGTGTTTATATTTTAAAACGCCTGCTGCTTCTTCAAAGATTTTTCGTTTATCTTCAGGCTTACTATTTAAAATTTCATCAATTTTACCTTGACCAATAATCGAATAAGCTTCGCGTCCAAGACCTGAATCCATAAATAAATCAACAATATCCTTCAAGCGACATTTTTGATTATTCAGTAAATACTCGCTATCTCCTGAACGGAACACTCGGCGCGTGACACTGACCTCATTAAAGTCATAAGCCAGGTATTGATCCGAATTATCTAAAATGAGGGTGACTTCAGCCATATTTAAAGGCTGCTTCGCGTCACTCCCGGCAAAAATAATATCTTCCATCTTTGCTCCGCGTAACGATTTAGCAGATTGCTCACCTAGCACCCACCGAACCGCATCGGCAATGTTGCTCTTCCCGCTTCCATTAGGTCCTACCACCGAGGTGACACCGGGAACGAACTCAACATTTATTTTATTAGCGAAGGATTTAAATCCAACAACTTCCAGTTGTTTGAGGAACATGTCTCATATCCTCTCCTAGAACTTTCAAATATCTCTTAAATAAAAAACCGTTTTTATTGTATCATAGCTTGGCCGAACACAGGTGTGATTTTTTTGATAAGGCTGTTTTCGTAAATTTTGTTGCCTTTTAGCCTCGTGGTTGAATCAAAATACGACCAGTTTATAGATTTTGTGCATAACAACAATCTTTGATCAAACAGCCTTTGGAAAAAAGATTGTTAAATAAGGGAGAAGCGGTTGTATTATGTACACCATTTGATAAAATGGGCAATAAACGTTTGTATGGAGGCGAACCATGGATTTAACCATCAAAAACAATGAAAATATTGAGTATATGCTGTCTGAGATTAAGAAAAAACTACAGCTAGTTAATCCGGAACTTATTCAACCAGAGGCCTACTCAACGAGCCAATATGATGACTTATTTGATTTGTATCAAATGATTAGTAAGAAAGATCAGATTAGTGTTAATGAAATGCAAGGGATTATGGATGAATTACGCTCGCTGAGGAATAACAACTAATAATACAGACAAAGAGCACCGTTCTATGGACGGTGCTCTAAATAGTTCATTCGATGGTTTGCAAAGCAACTTGGGCGGCATGCTGCTCCGATTCTTTCTTTGACTTGCCTTGTCCACTGCCCAGGGTCTCACCGTTTAACAATACATTTGAGATAAATGTCCGGCTATGGGCCGGTCCTTCTTCCCCGGCAACCGTATATTTTAATTCACCTAAATTCCTGCGCTGCACCGCTTCTTGTAATTGACTTTTAAAATCCATCACATATGAAAAAGCACCCTTACGAATCGGAGGATACACAACCGTCTCCAGAAAACGGTTGACGGGTTCCAATCCTTTGTCAAGATATAAGGCACCGACAAAAGCCTCGAACACATCAGCCAATAGGGCGGGGCGCTTCCGTCCGCCTGTCCGTTCCTCACCTTTTCCGAGAAAAATCATGTCACCAAATGAAAATTGTCTC from Tuberibacillus sp. Marseille-P3662 includes the following:
- the rnc gene encoding ribonuclease III, with product MAPLNQLQQDEKDKMEKLHRFLQQADLPLVNDKLLKQAFTHSSYVNEHRKQSNDDYERLEFLGDAVLELLVSNYLYQAYPSMSEGDLTKLRAAIVCEPSLVEFARQFSFGDMIFLGKGEERTGGRKRPALLADVFEAFVGALYLDKGLEPVNRFLETVVYPPIRKGAFSYVMDFKSQLQEAVQRRNLGELKYTVAGEEGPAHSRTFISNVLLNGETLGSGQGKSKKESEQHAAQVALQTIE
- the rpsP gene encoding 30S ribosomal protein S16, with protein sequence MAVKIRLKRMGAKKRPFYRVVVADSKSPRDGRIIEQLGTYNPVVEPAEVNLDQDKALDWMLKGAKPSDTVRNLFSNEGLMEKLHNAKQKK
- a CDS encoding DUF1128 domain-containing protein, which produces MDLTIKNNENIEYMLSEIKKKLQLVNPELIQPEAYSTSQYDDLFDLYQMISKKDQISVNEMQGIMDELRSLRNNN
- a CDS encoding KH domain-containing protein — protein: MDELIKTVVEPFVDHPDDIHVTQERHDGGTIDYVLTVHKDDMGKVIGKHGRIATAVRTVVQAAGAAHQKNVNVAIRE
- a CDS encoding putative DNA-binding protein, which produces MLEKTMRVNALYDFYQSLLTPKQQRYMNLYYIDDYSLGEIAETFDVSRQAVYDNLRRTEAMLEDFEVKLALYNKYMERTKIIGELRTILSQEDHVRSTAIQHKIAELENLD
- the ffh gene encoding signal recognition particle protein: MAFENLSDRLQATIKKIRGKGKVTEDDVKEMTREVRLALLEADVNFKVVKDFIKRVKERAVGQDVLDSLTPGQQVIKVVQEELTTLMGGEQNKLQFASKPPTVIMLAGLQGAGKTTTVGKLANYVRKEFNKNPLLVAADVYRPAAINQLQTLGKQLDMPVFSLGEDADPVQIAQQAVDKAKEDHHDVVFIDTAGRLHIDEELMDELSNIKDTVQPDETLLVVDAMTGQDAVNVAESFDSRLDLSGVMMTKLDGDTRGGAALSVKAVTGTPIKFAGLGEKLDAIEAFHPERMASRILGMGDVLSLIEKAEQNVDEQKAKEMEQKMRDQSFTFDDFLDQLGQVRNMGPLEDLLGMMPGANKMKGMKNLNVDESQLTSIEAIIQSMTREEKETPDVINASRKRRIAKGSGTSVQDVNKLLKQFKEMKKMMKQMMGTGKGKKKGKNPFNLPF
- the smc gene encoding chromosome segregation protein SMC, whose product is MFLKQLEVVGFKSFANKINVEFVPGVTSVVGPNGSGKSNIADAVRWVLGEQSAKSLRGAKMEDIIFAGSDAKQPLNMAEVTLILDNSDQYLAYDFNEVSVTRRVFRSGDSEYLLNNQKCRLKDIVDLFMDSGLGREAYSIIGQGKIDEILNSKPEDKRKIFEEAAGVLKYKHRKQDAEKKLNESQDNLDRIEDIIFELENQVGPLEEQASVAKDYLHKKESLEKTEVALYAYDIEIKHKEWQERADKIEQLKTKESEQTSAIQERQANNDEKRTTVQALDESIGDLQESLLLASQMVEKYEGQKNVLEERAKHAQENAHELDDRIKKLTDQQKTCQLDVEQEAANYKQQKQTLDDLNDQLQQRQDQLDHFKESIENEIEQLKADYIELLNDQASSRNEIRYLNEQKQQMTERAKRLGDEDQGVSHQHEQLDQQRRGLNDQLQSITDQEQTESEAYRSNQAKLDEAKRQYQKRKDALTNIDQYLRQAQSKKDMLEDMNDDYSGYFHGVKKVLQSHQQLNGIHGAVAELVRVDKTHEKAIETALGGAAQNIIVDQENDAREAIRFLKHNGAGRATFLPLSVIKPRFVARHDLNKMSQHSVFVGTADQLVNCKEEHQHVIRHLLGNVIIAEHLKGANALAKVIQHKHRIVTLEGDIVNPGGSMSGGSQKNNKVSLIGRQRDIEKLTEQIEEMEQQKQTLSDQVTKLNDQIKQLQPVVQEKHQVLSKLGEQKQSLVDQLRDVDYEIKSMTDKGDLIKRERETFTSEIQAIDNKLKQLHDKQTTLKDQDHQLNRRIEELEEQKKNEEATKERLQNEWHDLKVKKARQQEVVTNLKDRLDERQADLQSITQQLDTANQAIQEVGSHLDHQQYDQQTLDENIQQCRQDKEAITHWIEERREKRQQIYQQLEAAEQELKEEQRLLKETTETLKREELAHERVDVALDNLLNGLRENYELSFEAAKERYTLPDDIEAARQEVKLLKRSIDELGTVNLASIDEYERVSERLTFLQEQKNDLIEAKQTLLDVISEMDEEVRSRFEYTFYSVQDQFKVIFQQLFGGGRADLALTDEHDLLNSGVDILAQPPGKKLQHLSLLSGGERALTAIALLFSILRVRPVPFCVLDEVEAALDEANVDRYAEFLKTFSQGTQFIVITHRKGTMEQSDVLYGVTMQESGVSKLVSVRLEETKELIEAT
- the ftsY gene encoding signal recognition particle-docking protein FtsY; amino-acid sequence: MSFIKKLKEKMTSQKNSVTEKFKGGLAKTRHSVADKMNNLMARYRKVDEEFFEELEEILISADVGMQTVMDLVEKLKDEARKRNIKETAELKDVIIEVLADMLEKSDQETEMIMNHNGMTVILVVGVNGVGKTTTIGKLAHQFKQDGQNVVLAAGDTFRAGAIEQLEAWGERASVDVIKHQEGSDPAAVVYDAVQAAKSRGADVLICDTAGRLQNKVNLMKELEKVKRVITREVPDAPHEVLLVLDATTGQNALSQAKTFKEATDVSGIVLTKLDGTAKGGIVLAIRHELDLPVKFVGLGEGIDDLQHFDADSFVYGLFSDLFSEETEVEDTHE